One candidate division KSB1 bacterium DNA segment encodes these proteins:
- a CDS encoding bifunctional methionine sulfoxide reductase B/A protein: MAQQEYNPLTPEEARVILYKGTEPPFSGSLLNNKEKGTYLCKRCNAPLYRSDDKFDSHCGWPSFDDEIAGAVERKPDADGRRTEILCANCGAHLGHVFEGEGFTPKNVRHCVNSISLKFIKSGEPLPPVLGTKTDQNRKLRTAVFAGGCFWGVEYHFEKAKGVTAAVSGYTGGHVKNPTYQQVCSGTTGHVEAVRVTYDPDQTDYETLAKLFFEIHDPTQLDRQGPDIGEQYRSVIFYQTEEEKKIAEKLVGILKQKGYRVVTRIEPLGDFWEAEAYHQDYYARKGTLPYCHVYTKRF, from the coding sequence ATGGCTCAGCAGGAATACAATCCCCTCACGCCGGAGGAGGCGCGTGTTATTCTCTATAAAGGCACCGAGCCGCCCTTCAGCGGTTCGCTGCTGAACAATAAAGAAAAAGGCACTTATCTTTGCAAACGCTGCAATGCGCCGCTTTATCGCAGCGATGATAAATTTGACTCTCATTGCGGTTGGCCGAGCTTTGATGATGAAATAGCCGGTGCGGTGGAGCGCAAACCGGATGCCGATGGTCGTCGCACCGAAATTCTTTGCGCCAACTGCGGCGCTCATCTCGGTCACGTATTCGAAGGCGAAGGCTTTACGCCCAAGAACGTCCGCCATTGCGTCAATTCGATCTCGCTCAAGTTCATTAAAAGCGGAGAGCCGTTGCCGCCTGTTCTCGGTACAAAAACTGATCAGAACCGGAAGCTGCGGACGGCTGTTTTTGCCGGCGGCTGTTTTTGGGGCGTGGAATACCATTTCGAAAAAGCAAAAGGGGTGACGGCCGCGGTCTCGGGATATACCGGCGGTCATGTGAAAAATCCGACCTATCAGCAGGTCTGCAGCGGCACAACCGGCCATGTGGAGGCGGTTCGAGTCACGTATGATCCCGACCAAACCGATTACGAGACGCTGGCCAAGCTTTTTTTCGAGATTCACGATCCGACGCAGCTTGATCGCCAAGGTCCCGATATCGGCGAGCAGTATCGCTCGGTGATCTTTTATCAGACCGAGGAAGAAAAGAAAATCGCCGAAAAATTGGTCGGTATTTTAAAGCAAAAGGGGTATCGCGTCGTTACCCGCATCGAGCCGCTGGGCGACTTTTGGGAAGCGGAAGCGTATCATCAGGACTATTACGCTCGTAAGGGGACGCTGCCGTACTGCCACGTTTATACCAAACGCTTCTGA